The nucleotide window TTTTACTGCCACAAAAgcgttactttttattttttataaaagacaAAATTACGACGCGTTGACGTCACGGAAACGTAAACGTGAAAACGGAAATGTAACCATAGTGAAAATTAATCGAATAATGTGTAGAACAGGATTCCTAAAATCGACAACTAtaaaataatccaaaaaaatatagtacattataattatacattattttattctaaaagttagcaattttttttgcaaccattttgttggttggaaaaatgaaaaaaaaaactctttatgGACGATTTTTTTCATACTCATACTAGCACATCATTTGTAATTCATTCGCctattgttttggttttattgttttgtactaccGTGCACTTCGTCAGATTTTCATTCGTTTGCTTGTTTTGCTGGCGTGTTTTTGACGATAGTGACATCACGTCACAAgaaattaaaacacaaaatatgtaaCGGTGAAcgaatgtcgtaatcttgtattctatcattcttgcacTTAAGCGGGGGTTACTGTATATACTTTTCTTCTCCTTTGCATGGGAAGATTTGACGATATCTGTATTCAAGATGTCAacgaatttttttaagattatatttGACATGAGGATGGAACTTTTTAGGATTTAGTTGGAAacaataatgaataaaataccAAGCGGGAAGACATGATTTCAATCTGAGAATCTGTGCTAACTAGCCAGCGgccacacctccactgcaacgggaACAGGTTGCAGTGGTTGCAGTACTACTGCCAAACAAACTTTACAGCGCACTGGTGCCACAGTCCTCGAAGACTCGGACCAAGAAAGCGCCGTAAGCATCAACGCTGAAAAGGAAGAAGAGCGTCTTCGTTCTCCTGAGCTGTCGACCGTGGGTACCAACTCTGGTaacaagagagggccccggaagaagccTAACAAGGAGGGGATGAAAGCTAAGGCCAGATACAAGGCGGCGGTCGGCATATGTAACCGACTCGAGGGCAAGTCCAACCTGAAGGAAGATGAGGTGCaacggttggcttgggccaggGAGGAGGTGAAGACCGGCCGTGCTCATTTCGCAACACGGAACTGGTGTAATGCCTCGGATCCAGCATTTGCTAATCGGATTGAGGAGCAAATAGCTGAAAAGAGGCAGCGTTCGACGGAGAGCGAACGAAAGGCACCAGCGAAAAAGAGGAAGTGCAAGGACGCTGCTGAAAAGCAGCAAGTCAGGCACGCGGATGACAGACCAACGACAGTAGCGGCGGCGGCCAGTGAGATTGCGAAACGACATCTGATCGTGGCACACATTGACCGTAGTAACCCGCTGGGGCAGATGTCACAGGAGCGGTGGAAATTAGTGAAAATGAAGCTATTGGAAGCCCTCTTCGCGAGGATGGATGCTCAGCCAAGCGCGCCCATGCCCACATTTGATGGAGCTGGGTGGCTAAGCGGAGTTAAAATCCTGAAGTGTAAGGATGACCCGTCGCTTACATGGGTAAAGGAAGCAGTAAAAACGCTTCCTAGCCTATGGGAGAATGGCAGACTGGAGGTGGTGGACCGCAATGATATTCCATCGGTGCCCAAGGCGAAGGTAATTATACCTCGCGTGGTGGACCCGGAATATGCTTTGCGGCTGCTACAACGGCAGAATCCGGACGTGCCGACTAGCGGCTGGAGGGTGTTGAGCGTGGCAAAGTCTTCAAATGAAGATGGTGGCCAAAGCTACATGCTCCCGATCAAAAAGACGGCGGACGATATTCTGTACGCAAGATTCGGGAAGATGGCGTGGGGCGTTAGGAGCGTTCTTCTTCGAGAAAGGtgaagtggagaaggatctCGGTTTAGAAGAGATAATGGCGACTTCACTGGTCCTACAGGAGGTGGAGAAGGCACCGACCCAGCACTCTGGATATGCAGAACCGAGAGCTGAGGGTAATACAGGTGAACCTCCACAAAAGTAGGATCGCCTCCGCCGAGCTCCTTCTCAACTTAGAGAAGGGCGGCTACGATGTGGCTTTAGTCCAAGAACCATGGATTGCATCGGGTAACGTGGTCGCTGGACTAAAGTCACAAAACTTCACCACATACACCCCAAGCGTTATTAACAAGGTAGGAACAGCCATATCAACAAATTTGTATTCCCACATTGATCTTAACCTCTCCACAGATGACCTGACTGTTGTGACGGTAAAGGATGTCAAGGATGAGCCTATACTCCTTACAtcctgttacctgccacatgaTGACGAGGAACCCACGGCGGAGGTCCATAGGCTGGTAGCGGCATCCAGAGGAAGGATGCAGGCGCTAGTAGTGGGAGCCGATTCCAACGCCCATCACACGATCTGGGGCAGCACCGACATTAACCAAAGATATTTACAAAGTAATCTAGTGATAGCTAACCGAGAAGAGGAGCCTACATATATAGGACCCATCTCAAAAAACGCCTTAGACATAACACTCTATACCGGTAGATGTGCAATGGTAGAGAATTGGAGAGTGCTAAGTACACCGTCCTTCTCTGACCACAGGTACATCTACTTCTCTGTAACATCTGAACCGAAAATTAAGGTAGACGTTAGGAGAAATCCCAGAAATACAAACTGGGATCTCTATGTTCAAATACTAGAGCACAAAAGACTAAGACCTTGCGTGTTCAATTCTCATGAAGAAGTAGAGGCAGGCGTGAATCTATTCACAAATGCTCTCAATAAAGCATTTCATTCCGCGTGTCCAACTATACGATTAAAGCGCAAAACGAAGCCTCCTTGGTGGAACAAGGAGCTCGGATTGCATGGACGAATGGTACGTGATATGTTCCACTGGGCCAAACTAGCAGAAAGTGAGGAGCTCtctcaaataaacaatcaaacggtgagaaagatgagtcatcgaagcgctcagcagaaactgaaaaaaacagcaagtgcgcaacaacaaatcagcaggcaacatcaaccaagcaggtatcagcaaacgagcggacaacaatggaagaaacaatgcaaggtgtgcatgtaccgaagagaaaagtacaatctgtacagactggcattgaccgctacgtcaacataaaaaggaaatcaagtcctatcaagacagcggttaatgccaaaaagtttcaacccgccacgcttaatacaaataagcctggaaatttaaatggcaacagatttgccatactaagcaatggtttgaacgacgatgcgaagggtgccaccacagtcgcgaatgccaagccgccgccaatatatttacgtgagcgtagctcaaatgcacttgttgataaactcagtgaaattgtaggtaccaaaaattttcatatcgtgcctttgaaaaaaggcaagatagatgaaactaaaatacaatcctacactgagaaaagttttatggatatagtgaaatttttgtcaaataacaacaagaattattattcttatcaactgaagagctctaaaggcctagttgttgttgtaaaaggcattgaatcttcggtagaatctaatgatatcaaagaagcccttgaagaatgcggctttggaattaaaaatgtggtaaatatcttcaatagaaataaagtaccacaaccaatgtttaaaattgaattgttgccaaactctaatccaataaaaaagaatgaaacacacccaatatacaatttaaaatatttactccatcgtagaattaccgttgaagaacctcataaaagaaatggcccggtacaatgcactaactgccaagagtatgggcataccaaatcatattgcactctacgcagtgtttgtgtggtatgtggtgatttgcacccaacatcaaaatgcactcttaaaaaagaggatacaaataaaaaatgcagtaactgtggaggaaatcatactgctaactacaggggctgtatataaagacttgaaatcaaaattgtcactgggaattcaagctcgtcgtaaccaaatgttgaatatccctcgtaacgaaaatgtagaaattacagacctggtaattctaagaatatccttgtccagggaatgtggtaaaaggcaacgctgtgcaaatgcaacaaccgcaaaatccaccaaatggaggtattgaaaatatgattctaaatctaacTCAATgtacacaattcatgtctaccatgcaaaacatgatccaagatttgatcaaactcatttaacaaataaaaacaatttctttatagcggaatatagacttcatgttacaaatcgtccagatggaaaggcgcacggtggaacagcagtattggttagaaatcggctaaaccaccatgctttagaacaGCATGCTAtagcgcagttacaagctacagcAATagcattgaaaaatcgaggttctgacctcaatctgacggctatatactgtccacctcgttttaaaagtacagactgcgaatttaaagattttttttggaacgctgggtccaagatttctagcatgtggagattacaatgcaaaacacacaaTAGGCTCACGTcctattaatccgaaaggacgacagctgtactacactattataaataagcacaataaccttgatataatatctcctggtaagccgacatactggcccagtgatagaaacaaaataccagacttaatagattttgctgtagtcaaaaatatagatagatcgctaataacagcagatacatgacagacttatcttcagatcattctcctgtactaataaagttatgcgaacagcccatgatagttgagccaaaagtatctctaacatcttttaaaactaactggttgaaatatagaaaatatatcagtagccacattaatatcgatttaaaaacaagtacaggaagagatattgatgaaagcgtaacggaattcaatgatgtaataacaaatgcagctgtcttggcaacacctaaaagaaaagttaaggtttttagaaacatgactaataatgaaatagaaaagcttgtaaatgagaaaaggcaagcgagacgtgaatggcagttaagtcgttccccttcaactctgcgtcaactgaaatcggctgcacgtaagttaaaaaaagcacttaaacgcgatgaagaatacaatactgaaaattatatcaagcacctgtgtccaaattctagcaagaaaaactccctttggaaagcccaaaagtattttaagcctccagtagattccaagatgcctataagacagtcgaatggtaattgggcgcgcagtaatgaggaaaaggcaaattgctttgcaaatcacctagaaaaggtatttcaacccaatggaccaaaaaacaactttaagttgccaactttgcccaatattgcaaacgagtcaagcgtgtctattaagacgtctacttatgaaattatcaagatcctaaaagagctaaatccgaaaaagtcttcaggacacgataatattactccaaaaatgttaattgagttgccaaatattgctatatcagtgctctctttgctctttaatgcaattcttggtttcgggtactatccaatttcgtggaaaaagtcgcagatcatcatgatagataaacctggaaaagacttaacacaaccatcttcctacagaccaataagtctcttaccgtgtctttccaaaatattcgaaaaagttttactatcaaaaatgtctcctttcctccacgaaaataatataataccaacccatcaattcggttttcgtgttaaacatggcacagtagagcaagtgaatagaattacaaacgaaatcaggaaagcattcgagcacagagagtactgttcagctatttttctcgatgtagctcaggcgttcgataaggtctggcatgaaggccttttatggaaaatcaaaaacattttaccttacgaattgcataaaacattggagtcatatttaagaaataggaaatttacggttaaagtagcagattttatatcagaagaacgagcaataagggccggtgtacctcagggcagtgtattaggccccactctgtacataatatatacagcagacattccaatagcaaataacgtattgacatccacttttgcggattacacagccatagtaagccgaaacaaatgccccattagagcatcaagagtattagaggagcacttaacttgtgtcgaagaatggctagcaaactggcgtataaaaattaatgagcaaaaatgcaagcatgttacattttctctcaggccagaaacatgtcggacagttaaaataaacaatgtattagtaccccaagcgaatgaagtaacttatcttgggattcacctggatcgaaggcttacgtggcggaaacatatagcgagtaaagtaacttgcatgaagttaagagcagcaaatttaaattggcttctaaacttagcctagacaacaaagtcctgttatacaatgcaatcataaaaccgatttggatgtatggtattcaactgtggggtacgacctgtgca belongs to Zeugodacus cucurbitae isolate PBARC_wt_2022May chromosome 6, idZeuCucr1.2, whole genome shotgun sequence and includes:
- the LOC128922442 gene encoding uncharacterized protein LOC128922442, which codes for MKAKARYKAAVGICNRLEGKSNLKEDEVQRLAWAREEVKTGRAHFATRNWCNASDPAFANRIEEQIAEKRQRSTESERKAPAKKRKCKDAAEKQQVRHADDRPTTVAAAASEIAKRHLIVAHIDRSNPLGQMSQERWKLVKMKLLEALFARMDAQPSAPMPTFDGAGWLSGVKILKCKDDPSLTWVKEAVKTLPSLWENGRLEVVDRNDIPSVPKAKVIIPRVVDPEYALRLLQRQNPDVPTSGWRVLSVAKSSNEDGGQSYMLPIKKTADDILYARFGKMAWGVRSVLLRER